Proteins encoded in a region of the Solanum dulcamara chromosome 9, daSolDulc1.2, whole genome shotgun sequence genome:
- the LOC129902054 gene encoding uncharacterized protein LOC129902054, whose translation MTCSICKKLGHNRSVCAARYGNESTFQPSSVCGDTTAPPKNTQIESRRGGPSHSTSRIIYANTQTFQSSSVCGDTTAPPKDTQTGVRHIHLYLTVFYCTIIHSYIFIYVVWSKLGCPSKSTSNPTYANTQSSQPSSVCGDTTVVPRASQKNVQVELGRGLGRKKANTRGAPFVSERDDSSSHKRPYSSSLFVVVTGGNKRPTTIFGVYSNPTTGTQVLNPGTSSKRVLANKFEEYFTNQYRY comes from the exons ATGACCTGTTCCATATGCAAGAAATTGGGCCATAACAGATCTGTCTGTGCAGCAAGA TATGGCAATGAGAGCACTTTTCAACCAAGTTCTGTCTGTGGTGACACCACAGCTCCACCAAAAAATACTCAAATAGAA TCTAGAAGGGGAGGTCCTTCACACTCTACTTCTAGAATCATATATGCAAATACACAAACTTTTCAATCAAGTTCTGTCTGTGGTGACACCACAGCTCCACCAAAAGACACTCAAACAGGAGTAAGAcatattcatttatatttaactGTCTTTTATTGTACAATTATTCATTCATATATCTTTATTTATGTTGTATGGTCTAAACTGGGATGTCCTTCAAAATCTACTTCCAACCCAACTTATGCAAATACACAATCAAGTCAACCAAGCTCTGTTTGTGGTGACACAACAGTTGTACCAAGAGCTTCTCAAAAAAATGTGCAAGTTGAGTTAGGAAGAGGATTGGGGAGAAAAAAAGCTAATACAAGAGGTGCCCCATTTGTTAGTGAGAGAGATGATTCTTCTAGTCACAAGAGACCATACAGTTCTTCCttatttgttgttgttactgGAGGAAACAAAAGGCCTACAACTATTTTTGGTGTCTACTCTAATCCTACAACTGGGACTCAAGTGCTTAAT CCTGGGACATCAAGTAAGAGGGTTCTAGCCAACAAATTTGAAGAGTACTTCACCAATCAATATAGATATTGA
- the LOC129902053 gene encoding THO complex subunit 4A isoform X1 — MAEAALNMTLDDLIKKNKTGTGGKPRGRGRGGASAAGPSRRFPNRSANRAAPYSTAKAPEASWNHDMFAADQGNVFGQAGGRASSIETGTKLYISNLDYGVSNEDIKELFSEIGDLKRYAVHYDRSGRSKGTAEVVFSRRQDAVAGVKRFNNVQLDGKPMKIEIVGTNIVSPTAPFPNGAFAFGDANGVPRSGQARGGGFGRSWGARGRGRGFRGGNKGWGRGGRGEKVSAEDLDADLMKYHTEAMQTN, encoded by the exons ATGGCTGAGGCAGCTTTGAATATGACTCTCGACGATCTCATCAAGAAGAATAAGACCGGTACCGGAGGTAAACCTCGCGGCAGAGGCCGCGGCGGCGCCTCCGCTGCTGGACCTTCTCGCCGGTTCCCTAATCGTTCTGCTAATCGAGCTGCACCTTATTCCACCGCCAAg GCCCCTGAAGCTTCGtggaatcatgatatgttcGCGGCAGATCAAGGCAACGTCTTTGGACAAGCTGGTGGTCGGGCGTCTTCCATAGAGACTGGGACTAAGCTCTACATCTCCAATCTTGATTACGGTGTCTCCAATGAGGATATCAAG GAGCTCTTTTCAGAAATTGGTGACCTGAAACGTTATGCTGTTCATTATGATAGGAGCGGGAGATCAAAG GGAACGGCAGAGGTGGTTTTCTCACGTAGACAAGATGCAGTAGCTGGTGTTAAAAGGTTCAACAATGTTCAGCTTGATGGAAAGCCAATGAAGATTGAAATTGTTGGAACCAACATCGTCTCTCCTACTGCCCCTTTTCCCAATGGTGCTTTTGCTTTTGGAGACGCTAATGGAGTTCCTAGAAG TGGTCAAGCAAGAGGTGGTGGTTTTGGGAGGTCATGGGGTGCTAGAGGACGTGGTCGTGGATTCCGAGGAGGCAACAAAGGATGGGGAAGAGGAGGCCGTGGAGAAAAGGTATCTGCAGAAGATCTAGATGCTGATCTGATGAAATATCATACAGAAGCAATGCAGACGAACTGA
- the LOC129902053 gene encoding THO complex subunit 4A isoform X2 — protein sequence MAEAALNMTLDDLIKKNKTGTGGKPRGRGRGGASAAGPSRRFPNRSANRAAPYSTAKAPEASWNHDMFAADQGNVFGQAGGRASSIETGTKLYISNLDYGVSNEDIKELFSEIGDLKRYAVHYDRSGRSKGTAEVVFSRRQDAVAGVKRFNNVQLDGKPMKIEIVGTNIVSPTAPFPNGAFAFGDANGVPRRPLHPLLRKVMQRRSIYI from the exons ATGGCTGAGGCAGCTTTGAATATGACTCTCGACGATCTCATCAAGAAGAATAAGACCGGTACCGGAGGTAAACCTCGCGGCAGAGGCCGCGGCGGCGCCTCCGCTGCTGGACCTTCTCGCCGGTTCCCTAATCGTTCTGCTAATCGAGCTGCACCTTATTCCACCGCCAAg GCCCCTGAAGCTTCGtggaatcatgatatgttcGCGGCAGATCAAGGCAACGTCTTTGGACAAGCTGGTGGTCGGGCGTCTTCCATAGAGACTGGGACTAAGCTCTACATCTCCAATCTTGATTACGGTGTCTCCAATGAGGATATCAAG GAGCTCTTTTCAGAAATTGGTGACCTGAAACGTTATGCTGTTCATTATGATAGGAGCGGGAGATCAAAG GGAACGGCAGAGGTGGTTTTCTCACGTAGACAAGATGCAGTAGCTGGTGTTAAAAGGTTCAACAATGTTCAGCTTGATGGAAAGCCAATGAAGATTGAAATTGTTGGAACCAACATCGTCTCTCCTACTGCCCCTTTTCCCAATGGTGCTTTTGCTTTTGGAGACGCTAATGGAGTTCCTAGAAG GCCTCTTCACCCACTCCTTAGAAAGGTCATGCAAAGAAGAAGTATATATATTTGA